The segment CATCGCCTGCGGCGGGGCCACGGTCCAGCCCGGGGACATCATCGTGGCCGACTCGGACGGCATCCTGGTGATCCCGCCGGCCATCGCCGAAGAACTCGTGGATGAGTGCATCGAGCAGGAGAAGGAAGAATCCTTCATCTTCGAAATGGTCAAGCAGGGCAACAGCGTGGACGGTTTGTATCCGATGAACGCGCAGTGGCGTGCCCGTTACGAGGAGTGGGAAGGAGCCCAAGGTGACTGAAACCGCCGTCGGGAGCAAGTCCGAGCAGGCTTATGCGGCCGTGAAGGCCCGCATCGTGGAGGGCATCTACACGCCGGGTTACCGGCTGGTGCTGGCCAAGATCGCCGAGGACCTGGGTGTGAGCGTGGTTCCGGTCCGGGAGGCGATCCGCCGCCTCGAGGCCGAAGGGCTCGTGAAGTTCGAGCGCAACGTCGGCGCCACGGTCTCCGGGATCGACCCCACGGAATACCTGTACACGATGCAGACCCTGAGCATCATCGAGGGAGCGGCGACGGCGTTGTCCGCACCCCTGATCGGCGCCGCGGATATCGCCCGGGCCCGTGCGGTGAACGCCGAGATGCGCGACTGCCTGGAGCATTTCGATCCGGTCCGCTTCACGGCGCTGAACCAGGATTTCCACAGCGTGCTCTTTGAACATTGCCCCAATCCGCACATCCTGGACCTCGTGCATCGGGGCTGGAACCGGCTCGCCTCGATCAGGGCCTCGACGTTCCGCTTCGTCCCCGGCCGTGCGCAGGAATCCGTCAAAGAGCACGAGTCGCTGCTTCAGCTCATTGAAAGCAACGCCGACCCCGACACCATCGAACAAGCCGCCCGCCGGCACCGCAGCGCCACCCTCGACGCGTACCTCGCACAAAGCAACGCGGGGTCACTTAGCGCCCATTAAGCGGCCCAACATGGGCCGTAAGTGACCCCGCGTTGCCAAAAGTAAAGGAAGAGAAACAATGACGTTCACCGCACCAGAAACCACCACCCATTACGTCCCGAAGGACCTTCCCACCCACATCCAGCACTTCATCAACGGCAAGTTCGTTGACTCCGTCAGCGGCAAGACCTTCGACGTCCTGGACCCGGTCTCCAACGGCAACTACGCCACCGCCGCGGCCGGGCAGAAGGAAGACATCGACCTTGCCGTCGCCGCAGCCCGCGAAGCCTTCGTGAACGGCCCGTGGCCGAAGATGAAGCCGCGCGAGCGTGCCCGTGTCTTGAACAGGATCGCCGACGCCGTCGAAGCCCAGGAGGAGCGCCTCGCCGAACTCGAAACTTTCGATACCGGCCTGCCGATCACCCAGGCCAAGGGCCAGGCCCTGCGCGCGGCGGAGAACTTCCGTTTCTTCGCGGACCTGATCGTTGCACAGTTCGACGACGCCATGAAGGTCCCCGGCGCCCAGATTAACTACGTGAACCGAAAGCCGATCGGCGTCGCGGGCCTGATCACGCCGTGGAACACCCCGTTCATGCTCGAGTCCTGGAAGCTTGCCCCGGCCCTGGCCGCCGGCAACACCGTGGTCCTCAAGCCGGCCGAATTCACCCCGCTCTCGGCCTCGCTCTGGGCCCAGATCTTCAAGGACGCCGGCCTGCCCGACGGCGTGTTCAACCTGGTCAACGGGCTCGGCGAGGAAGCCGGCGACGCCCTCGTGAAGCACCCGGACGTGCCGCTGATCTCCTTCACCGGGGAGACCACCACGGGCCAGACGATCTTCCGTAACGCCGCAGCCAACCTCAAGGGCCTGTCCATGGAGCTGGGCGGCAAGTCCCCGTGCGTCGTGTTCGCCGACGCCGACCTGGACGCCGCGATCGATTCGGCCCTGTTCGGGGTCTTCTCCCTCAACGGGGAACGCTGCACCGCCGGCTCCC is part of the Arthrobacter ramosus genome and harbors:
- the hpaE gene encoding 5-carboxymethyl-2-hydroxymuconate semialdehyde dehydrogenase codes for the protein MTFTAPETTTHYVPKDLPTHIQHFINGKFVDSVSGKTFDVLDPVSNGNYATAAAGQKEDIDLAVAAAREAFVNGPWPKMKPRERARVLNRIADAVEAQEERLAELETFDTGLPITQAKGQALRAAENFRFFADLIVAQFDDAMKVPGAQINYVNRKPIGVAGLITPWNTPFMLESWKLAPALAAGNTVVLKPAEFTPLSASLWAQIFKDAGLPDGVFNLVNGLGEEAGDALVKHPDVPLISFTGETTTGQTIFRNAAANLKGLSMELGGKSPCVVFADADLDAAIDSALFGVFSLNGERCTAGSRILVERAIYDEFCEKYAARAKNIVVGDPHDPRTQVGALVHPEHYAKVASYVEIGKSEGRLLAGGGRPEHLPAGLNNSNYIAPTVFADVAPDARIFQEEIFGPVVAITPFENDDEALALANNTKYGLAAYIWTQNLTRAHNFAQNVEAGMVWLNSHNVRDLRTPFGGVKASGLGHEGGYRSIDFYTDQQAVHITLGAVHTPKFGA
- a CDS encoding GntR family transcriptional regulator, coding for MTETAVGSKSEQAYAAVKARIVEGIYTPGYRLVLAKIAEDLGVSVVPVREAIRRLEAEGLVKFERNVGATVSGIDPTEYLYTMQTLSIIEGAATALSAPLIGAADIARARAVNAEMRDCLEHFDPVRFTALNQDFHSVLFEHCPNPHILDLVHRGWNRLASIRASTFRFVPGRAQESVKEHESLLQLIESNADPDTIEQAARRHRSATLDAYLAQSNAGSLSAH